The Streptomyces sp. Alt3 genome has a segment encoding these proteins:
- a CDS encoding NAD kinase: MEQPGGAERPGTPERTVFLLAHTGQAAIRSAELVVQGLLRNGLGVRVLAVEAADLPLPQSVETVTDATPDAVDGCELLIVLGGDGTLLRGAEISRASGVPMLGVNLGRVGFLAEAERDDLDKVVDRVVTRAYKVEERMTLDVVVHSNGDVVHTDWALNEAAVQKVSPERMLEVVLEIDGRPVTGFGCDGIVCATPTGSTAYAFSAGGPVVWPEVEALLMVPISAHALFAKPLVTSPDSVLAVEVQPHTPHGVLWCDGRRTVELPAGARVEVRRGAVPVRLARLHQASFTDRLVAKFALPVQGWRGAPH; encoded by the coding sequence GTGGAACAGCCCGGGGGAGCGGAGCGGCCCGGGACCCCGGAACGCACCGTCTTCCTGCTCGCGCACACCGGCCAGGCCGCGATCCGCAGCGCCGAACTGGTGGTGCAGGGCCTCCTGAGGAACGGCCTCGGGGTCCGGGTGCTCGCCGTGGAGGCCGCGGACCTGCCGCTGCCGCAGTCCGTGGAGACGGTCACCGACGCGACACCCGACGCCGTGGACGGCTGCGAGCTGCTGATCGTCCTCGGCGGGGACGGGACGCTGCTGCGCGGAGCGGAGATCTCCCGCGCCTCCGGCGTCCCCATGCTCGGCGTCAACCTCGGACGGGTCGGCTTCCTCGCGGAGGCCGAGCGCGACGACCTGGACAAGGTCGTCGACCGCGTGGTGACCCGTGCCTACAAGGTCGAGGAGCGGATGACGCTCGACGTCGTCGTGCACAGCAACGGCGACGTGGTGCACACCGACTGGGCGCTCAACGAGGCCGCCGTCCAGAAGGTCTCGCCCGAGCGGATGCTGGAGGTCGTCCTGGAGATCGACGGCCGTCCCGTGACCGGCTTCGGATGCGACGGGATCGTCTGCGCCACCCCCACCGGGTCGACGGCGTACGCCTTCTCCGCGGGCGGCCCCGTCGTCTGGCCGGAGGTGGAGGCCCTGCTGATGGTGCCGATCAGCGCCCACGCGCTCTTCGCGAAGCCCCTGGTGACGTCACCCGACTCCGTACTGGCCGTGGAGGTCCAGCCGCACACCCCGCACGGGGTGCTGTGGTGCGACGGCCGTCGCACCGTCGAGCTGCCCGCCGGGGCCCGCGTCGAGGTCCGGCGGGGCGCGGTGCCCGTACGGCTGGCACGGCTCCACCAGGCGTCGTTCACCGACCGTCTGGTGGCGAAGTTCGCGCTCCCCGTACAGGGCTGGCGGGGTGCTCCGCACTGA
- the recN gene encoding DNA repair protein RecN, with protein sequence MSVLEEMRIRSLGVIDDAVVELSPGFTAVTGETGAGKTMVVTSLGLLLGGRADPALVRIGAKAAVVEGRITVSPGDAAAVRAEEAGGEVEDGALLVSRTVSAEGRSRAHLGGRSVPVGVLAELADELVAVHGQTDQQGLLKPARQRQALDRYAGKGVEGPLTTYAAAYRRLRAVVTELDELTTRARERAQEADLLRFGLDEVAAVEPLPGEDTELAAEAERLGHAEALASAAALAHAALAGDPEDQEGVDATTVVAAAGRSLDAVRAHDPALAALADRTGEISILLADVAGELAGYADQLDADPLRLAAVEERRAALTALTRKYGEDITSVLAWAQEGASRLTELEGDDDRIGELTAERDALRGELSLLGQQLTDARTEAAARFAAAVTEELASLAMPHARVSFAIGQSEAPDEASGIDIGGRSVLYGPSGADEVELLLAPHPGAQPRPIAKGASGGELSRVMLAVEVVFAGSDPVPTYLFDEVDAGVGGKAAVEVGRRLAKLARSAQVVVVTHLPQVAAFADRQLLVEKTVDGSVTSSGVTVLEGEDRVRELSRMLAGQEDSETARAHAEELLETARTSG encoded by the coding sequence ATGTCCGTGTTGGAGGAGATGCGGATACGGTCGCTCGGAGTCATCGACGACGCGGTGGTGGAGCTGTCACCCGGTTTCACCGCGGTGACGGGTGAGACCGGCGCGGGTAAGACCATGGTCGTCACGAGCCTCGGGCTGCTGCTCGGAGGGCGCGCCGACCCCGCCCTGGTACGGATCGGCGCCAAGGCCGCGGTCGTCGAGGGGCGCATCACCGTGTCCCCGGGCGACGCGGCGGCGGTACGCGCCGAGGAGGCCGGGGGCGAGGTCGAGGACGGTGCGCTGCTCGTCAGCCGTACCGTTTCGGCGGAGGGGCGCTCCCGCGCCCACCTCGGCGGGAGATCCGTGCCCGTGGGGGTGCTCGCCGAACTCGCCGACGAACTCGTCGCCGTGCACGGCCAGACCGACCAGCAGGGCCTGCTCAAGCCCGCACGGCAGCGCCAGGCGCTCGACCGCTACGCCGGGAAGGGCGTCGAGGGCCCGCTCACCACGTACGCGGCGGCCTACCGCCGGCTGCGCGCCGTCGTCACCGAGCTCGACGAACTGACCACCCGGGCCAGGGAACGCGCCCAGGAGGCGGATCTGCTGCGCTTCGGCCTCGACGAGGTCGCCGCCGTGGAACCGCTGCCGGGGGAGGACACCGAGCTCGCGGCGGAGGCCGAACGGCTCGGCCACGCCGAGGCCCTCGCCTCCGCGGCGGCCCTCGCCCACGCGGCGCTCGCGGGCGATCCCGAGGACCAGGAGGGTGTGGACGCCACCACGGTCGTGGCCGCCGCCGGCCGGTCCCTGGACGCCGTGCGGGCGCACGACCCGGCCCTGGCGGCGCTCGCCGACCGGACCGGCGAGATCTCGATCCTGCTGGCCGACGTCGCCGGGGAGCTCGCCGGATACGCCGACCAGCTCGACGCCGACCCGCTGCGGCTCGCCGCCGTGGAGGAACGGCGCGCCGCGCTCACCGCGCTCACCCGCAAGTACGGCGAGGACATCACCTCCGTGCTCGCCTGGGCCCAGGAAGGCGCCTCCCGGCTGACCGAGCTGGAGGGCGACGACGACCGCATCGGGGAGCTGACGGCGGAGCGCGACGCGCTGCGCGGCGAGCTCTCCCTCCTCGGGCAGCAGCTGACCGACGCCAGGACGGAGGCGGCGGCCCGCTTCGCCGCGGCCGTCACGGAGGAACTGGCGTCGCTCGCCATGCCGCACGCCCGGGTCTCCTTCGCCATCGGGCAGTCCGAGGCGCCGGACGAGGCGTCCGGCATCGACATCGGCGGCCGGAGCGTCCTCTACGGGCCGTCCGGCGCGGACGAGGTGGAACTCCTGCTGGCGCCGCACCCCGGAGCGCAGCCCCGGCCGATCGCCAAGGGCGCGTCGGGCGGTGAGCTGTCGCGGGTGATGCTCGCCGTCGAGGTGGTCTTCGCCGGCTCCGACCCGGTGCCGACGTATCTCTTCGACGAGGTCGACGCCGGTGTCGGCGGCAAGGCGGCCGTCGAGGTCGGCCGGCGGCTGGCGAAGCTCGCGAGGTCCGCGCAGGTCGTCGTCGTCACCCACCTGCCTCAGGTGGCGGCCTTCGCCGACCGGCAGCTGCTGGTCGAGAAGACCGTGGACGGGTCGGTGACCAGCAGCGGCGTCACGGTCCTGGAAGGCGAGGACCGGGTACGGGAGCTGTCCCGGATGCTTGCCGGCCAGGAGGACTCCGAGACCGCGAGGGCCCATGCCGAGGAGCTCCTGGAGACCGCCCGGACCAGCGGCTGA
- a CDS encoding glycosyltransferase family 4 protein → MSQLRTVQVLGGGAGSSARVSSLAAGLVARGVQVTVCAPAGSGHAHGLPASGTRFVAVPRRSDPAAVAALRTACTGADIVHAHGLHAAVRAGIALSGRGTPLVVTWHTRAHAAGARGRLLRMLERKAARAAAVVLGTSWELVDRARRRGARDARLAPAAIPVSRVTGAPDDGKVRAELGAFGRPLLVSVAQRDHDALLDAVRGWRALDPAPLLAVVGETHRTGALGRRIATEGLPVVLAGGPDDIGDLLAAADIAVLSGRGDGGPLLAHEALRLGIPLVAARVDGLPELVGDAAELVPHGDAEALSEAVVRLLADPGRRQRLAEAGRAQAAGWPTEDDTIAHVLSVYDELATPAAAG, encoded by the coding sequence GTGTCACAGTTGCGTACGGTCCAAGTCCTGGGCGGCGGTGCCGGAAGCAGCGCTCGTGTCAGCTCGCTCGCCGCCGGGCTGGTCGCCAGAGGCGTGCAGGTCACCGTCTGCGCCCCGGCCGGTTCCGGTCACGCGCACGGCCTCCCCGCCTCGGGAACCCGCTTCGTCGCGGTGCCCCGGCGCAGTGATCCCGCTGCCGTCGCCGCCCTCCGCACCGCGTGCACCGGCGCGGACATCGTCCACGCCCACGGCCTGCACGCCGCCGTGCGCGCCGGTATCGCGCTCAGCGGCCGGGGCACCCCGCTGGTGGTGACCTGGCACACCCGAGCCCACGCGGCAGGTGCCCGCGGGCGCCTGCTGCGGATGCTGGAGCGGAAGGCGGCCCGGGCGGCGGCCGTCGTACTGGGCACCTCGTGGGAGCTGGTCGACCGGGCGCGTCGCCGAGGTGCCAGGGACGCGCGGCTCGCTCCGGCGGCGATTCCCGTGAGCCGTGTCACCGGCGCCCCCGACGACGGCAAGGTGCGCGCCGAACTGGGCGCGTTCGGACGGCCTTTGCTGGTTTCGGTGGCCCAGCGCGATCACGACGCGCTGCTGGACGCGGTGCGCGGCTGGCGCGCGCTGGACCCCGCGCCCCTGCTGGCCGTCGTGGGGGAGACGCACCGGACCGGCGCCCTGGGGCGCCGGATCGCGACGGAGGGCCTGCCCGTCGTCCTCGCGGGCGGACCGGACGACATCGGTGATCTCCTCGCCGCCGCCGACATCGCCGTCCTGTCCGGCCGGGGAGACGGCGGCCCGCTGCTCGCCCATGAGGCACTGAGGCTCGGCATCCCCCTGGTAGCCGCCCGGGTCGACGGACTGCCCGAACTCGTCGGCGACGCGGCGGAACTGGTGCCGCACGGGGACGCCGAGGCGCTCTCCGAGGCCGTCGTACGGCTCCTCGCCGACCCCGGTCGACGGCAGCGGCTCGCCGAGGCGGGGCGCGCGCAGGCTGCGGGCTGGCCGACCGAGGACGACACCATCGCCCATGTGCTCTCCGTGTACGACGAGTTGGCGACCCCCGCGGCGGCCGGCTGA
- a CDS encoding PucR family transcriptional regulator, translated as METEGGITVRRALELPGLRGGLPEVLACADRLDRTVRWVHAGEAPNIPALLKGGELLLTTGLGLGARPAEQRAFVRRLADRGIAALVVELGPRFGRLPSAIVEAARTAGLPLVQLHREVPFVAVTEEIHTEIVNGHYALLQRAEEVHRRCTQAVLGGGGVPQVLGILADFASNPVFLETPDGRLLFAAGPGTGPVGAGPLQVWEGLRGAPGAREAPPAGAVLVEVPGGGPGTGAVRARLVLLAVSGPLLTVHRMAAERAAGILAVVLMQARQEEEVAARGRGDFLTDLAEGRIAPGDAPAQAGVLGFRPGGDPLLPVVMRLAPGSAPSGSWALLARAVAEELAAVGAPVLVGVRPVEGRVPLLLALRPGTTRTALADRVAAALRAGADRAGLERPGDRTPLAVVVGEAGGWAAAGAGLRHTAEAATAAQGLGDRPWWDARRLDIDLLLWRLRDQPDLASFVDRAVGPLLEHDRTSRPALLPTLEAFLAHAGRKAEAARELHLNRQTLYNRLARIGELLDTDLDDPQSVLALSLALRARRHTG; from the coding sequence GTGGAGACAGAGGGCGGGATCACCGTGCGGCGGGCGCTGGAACTGCCGGGGCTGCGCGGTGGACTTCCGGAGGTACTGGCCTGCGCGGACCGGCTGGACCGCACGGTGCGCTGGGTGCACGCCGGCGAGGCGCCCAACATCCCCGCCCTCCTCAAGGGCGGGGAGCTGCTGCTCACGACGGGGCTCGGCCTGGGGGCCCGGCCCGCCGAACAGCGCGCCTTCGTCCGCAGGCTGGCGGACCGCGGCATCGCCGCCCTGGTGGTGGAACTGGGCCCGCGCTTCGGCCGGCTGCCCTCGGCGATCGTGGAGGCGGCGCGTACGGCGGGGCTGCCGCTCGTCCAGTTGCACCGCGAGGTGCCGTTCGTCGCGGTGACCGAGGAGATCCACACCGAGATCGTCAACGGCCACTACGCCCTGCTCCAGCGTGCGGAGGAGGTCCACCGGCGGTGTACTCAGGCGGTCCTGGGCGGCGGCGGTGTACCGCAGGTCCTGGGGATCCTGGCGGACTTCGCCTCGAACCCGGTCTTCCTGGAGACCCCTGACGGCCGGCTGCTGTTCGCGGCCGGCCCGGGGACCGGTCCGGTGGGCGCCGGCCCGCTGCAGGTCTGGGAGGGGCTGCGCGGAGCACCCGGGGCACGCGAGGCACCTCCCGCCGGTGCCGTTCTGGTGGAGGTGCCGGGCGGCGGGCCGGGCACGGGGGCCGTACGGGCCCGGCTGGTCCTGCTCGCGGTGTCCGGGCCGCTGCTGACGGTGCACCGGATGGCCGCCGAGCGGGCCGCGGGCATCCTGGCGGTCGTGCTGATGCAGGCCCGGCAGGAGGAGGAGGTCGCGGCTCGGGGCCGCGGTGACTTCCTCACCGATCTCGCCGAGGGCCGGATCGCTCCCGGGGACGCTCCCGCGCAGGCCGGCGTCCTGGGGTTCAGGCCGGGCGGGGACCCGCTGCTCCCGGTGGTGATGAGGCTGGCCCCCGGGTCGGCGCCCTCGGGCAGTTGGGCGCTGCTGGCCCGGGCGGTGGCGGAGGAGCTCGCGGCGGTGGGGGCGCCGGTGCTGGTGGGGGTGCGCCCGGTGGAGGGGAGGGTGCCGCTGTTGCTGGCGCTGCGCCCGGGGACCACGCGCACGGCGCTCGCGGACCGGGTCGCGGCGGCGCTGCGGGCCGGGGCCGACCGGGCGGGGCTGGAACGGCCCGGGGACCGCACGCCGTTGGCCGTGGTCGTCGGGGAGGCGGGCGGCTGGGCGGCAGCAGGCGCGGGACTGCGGCACACGGCCGAGGCCGCGACCGCCGCGCAGGGGCTCGGGGACCGGCCCTGGTGGGACGCGCGCCGTCTGGACATCGATCTGCTGCTGTGGCGGCTGCGGGACCAGCCGGATCTGGCGTCCTTCGTGGACCGGGCGGTCGGACCGCTGCTCGAACACGACCGGACCTCGCGCCCCGCGCTGCTGCCCACGCTGGAGGCGTTCCTCGCGCACGCGGGCCGTAAGGCAGAGGCCGCACGCGAACTCCATCTGAACCGGCAGACGCTCTACAACCGGCTGGCCCGCATCGGCGAGCTGCTCGACACCGATCTGGACGACCCCCAGTCGGTGCTGGCCCTGAGCCTGGCCCTGCGGGCCCGCAGGCACACGGGCTGA
- a CDS encoding FAD-binding oxidoreductase, with the protein MTPRTSLPEAAVTGLRSGFTGEVHVPGDPGYDEARTVFNSMIDRRPAVVAQCASEADVTKALAVARDQELEVAVRGGGHSVAGMALSEGGLVVDLRRMHTVDVDPGAGTARVGGGAVMSDLDRATQPHSLATTGGRVSTTGVGGFTLGGGSGWLERAFGLACDNLLAADVVTADGSPVHTSAYENPELFWALHGGGGNFGVVTSLTLRLHQLPEMNIVMLLFRPENGPEAVRAYRDVMESAPDPAGGGCIYITGPPEEWVPEPLVGHLVCAVLLTYAGPLAEARDVAAPLLALEHEAEIVDTLPYADLQCMLDDPPGMRNYWSAEYLDGFPDEAAAAFCASSATLPVPTNCQHVLFPLGGAVARGPADYPLPWRSSPWAVHPFGVWEDEADDERVREWVRTVRAEMMPWATGAVYLNFIGREGQERVMAGFGEAAYERLARVKARYDPDNVFHLNHNVKPAVAMV; encoded by the coding sequence ATGACGCCCCGAACCTCCCTGCCGGAAGCCGCTGTGACCGGTCTTCGTTCCGGCTTCACCGGTGAGGTCCATGTTCCCGGCGACCCGGGTTACGACGAGGCACGCACCGTCTTCAACAGCATGATCGACCGCAGACCCGCGGTCGTCGCCCAGTGCGCCTCGGAGGCGGACGTCACGAAGGCGCTCGCCGTCGCACGCGACCAGGAGCTGGAGGTCGCGGTGCGTGGCGGTGGCCACAGCGTCGCGGGCATGGCCCTGAGCGAGGGCGGTCTCGTGGTCGACCTGCGCCGGATGCACACGGTCGACGTCGACCCGGGCGCCGGGACGGCCCGTGTCGGCGGAGGTGCCGTGATGAGCGACCTCGACCGGGCCACCCAGCCCCACTCCCTGGCGACCACGGGCGGGAGGGTGTCCACGACCGGCGTCGGCGGCTTCACGCTGGGCGGCGGCTCGGGATGGCTGGAGCGCGCGTTCGGGCTTGCGTGCGACAACCTGCTGGCGGCCGACGTGGTGACCGCGGACGGCTCCCCCGTGCACACGAGCGCGTACGAGAACCCCGAGCTCTTCTGGGCCCTGCACGGCGGCGGCGGCAACTTCGGTGTGGTCACCTCGCTGACGCTGCGACTGCACCAGTTGCCCGAGATGAACATCGTGATGCTGCTCTTCCGCCCGGAGAACGGTCCCGAGGCGGTCCGTGCCTACCGGGACGTCATGGAGTCCGCACCGGACCCGGCGGGCGGCGGCTGCATCTACATCACCGGGCCGCCCGAGGAGTGGGTGCCCGAACCCCTGGTGGGCCACCTGGTGTGCGCCGTGCTGCTCACCTACGCCGGGCCGCTGGCGGAGGCACGTGACGTGGCGGCACCCCTCCTGGCGCTGGAGCACGAGGCGGAGATCGTCGACACGCTTCCCTACGCGGACCTGCAGTGCATGCTCGACGACCCGCCCGGCATGCGGAACTACTGGTCGGCGGAGTACCTGGACGGTTTCCCCGACGAGGCCGCGGCGGCCTTCTGCGCGAGCTCGGCGACGCTGCCCGTCCCCACGAACTGTCAGCACGTGCTGTTCCCGCTGGGCGGTGCGGTGGCGCGGGGGCCGGCCGACTACCCACTGCCCTGGCGCTCCTCCCCCTGGGCCGTGCACCCCTTCGGCGTCTGGGAGGACGAGGCGGACGACGAGCGGGTCAGGGAGTGGGTGCGCACCGTGCGCGCGGAGATGATGCCGTGGGCGACCGGTGCGGTCTACCTCAACTTCATCGGCCGCGAGGGCCAGGAGCGGGTCATGGCCGGGTTCGGCGAAGCGGCCTACGAACGGCTGGCCCGCGTGAAGGCCCGGTACGACCCGGACAACGTGTTCCACCTCAATCACAACGTCAAGCCCGCGGTGGCCATGGTGTGA
- a CDS encoding DapH/DapD/GlmU-related protein, with product MSGDRLMRIHSPEFRAMSERVLRVTELTSRLNVLPFEDEEGKADLFGRILGRPLPAGVTIYPPFYTDHGLNLDLAERVFVNQNCTFLDYAGIRLGERVMVGPKATFITVGHPVDPGERRGWLSGAPIDVAENVWIGAGATILPGVSIGRDAVIAAGAVVADDVPAASLVTGGKAAVRRSW from the coding sequence ATGTCCGGAGACCGTCTCATGCGCATCCACAGCCCGGAGTTCCGCGCCATGTCGGAGAGGGTCCTGCGGGTCACCGAGCTCACCTCCCGCCTGAACGTCCTGCCCTTCGAGGACGAGGAGGGCAAGGCGGACCTGTTCGGCCGCATCCTCGGCAGGCCGCTGCCGGCCGGAGTCACCATCTATCCGCCCTTCTACACGGACCACGGCCTGAACCTGGACCTCGCGGAGCGGGTGTTCGTCAACCAGAACTGCACGTTCCTGGACTACGCGGGCATCCGGCTCGGCGAGCGTGTGATGGTCGGCCCGAAGGCCACGTTCATCACCGTCGGCCACCCGGTCGATCCCGGGGAGCGGCGGGGGTGGCTGAGCGGGGCGCCCATCGACGTCGCGGAGAACGTGTGGATCGGCGCCGGTGCCACGATCCTTCCCGGCGTCAGCATCGGCCGGGACGCCGTGATCGCCGCAGGCGCGGTCGTCGCCGACGACGTCCCGGCGGCGAGTCTGGTGACGGGCGGCAAGGCGGCCGTACGTCGGAGCTGGTGA
- a CDS encoding LysR family transcriptional regulator: MDTEGLRSFVRAAELGQVRRAADELGVTQQAVSKRIAALERELDVRLLARTARGVEPTPDGRAFLPHARSAVAAVDRAVTAVRPGSRAPRIDVLGLRSAQAVVLHEYWRSRPGTGLDVVTLRVDDPRVAAAAVGAGEVDASFRTVTDPGTLPPGVRMIHAFDSPLELLVGPAHPLARARELTPAQLRKHRIWVPGIAPRSEWADFYDQLATAFDLRIDAAGPHFGDEVLLETLAESPDVATLVGARDRYVWPAAHDLRRIPVVDPVLAYPLSLLLPEGDPHPALGGVVAHLGGLPKPSGRVWRPSWAPGPGDTGVAHPRGAGHR, translated from the coding sequence GTGGACACCGAGGGATTGAGATCGTTCGTCCGGGCCGCGGAGCTCGGACAGGTGCGGCGGGCGGCCGACGAGCTGGGCGTGACGCAGCAGGCCGTCTCCAAGCGGATCGCCGCCCTGGAGCGCGAGCTGGACGTCCGTCTCCTCGCACGCACCGCCCGGGGGGTCGAGCCGACGCCCGACGGCCGGGCGTTCCTCCCTCATGCGCGGAGCGCCGTCGCGGCCGTCGATCGCGCCGTCACCGCGGTCAGGCCGGGCTCACGGGCCCCGCGGATCGACGTGCTCGGCCTTCGGAGCGCGCAGGCCGTCGTTCTGCACGAGTACTGGCGGTCACGTCCTGGGACCGGCCTCGACGTGGTGACCCTGCGGGTCGACGACCCGCGCGTGGCGGCCGCCGCCGTCGGAGCGGGTGAGGTGGACGCCTCGTTCCGTACGGTCACGGACCCGGGCACGCTGCCGCCCGGGGTGCGGATGATCCACGCGTTCGACTCCCCGCTGGAACTCCTCGTCGGCCCGGCGCATCCGCTCGCCCGCGCACGGGAGCTGACGCCGGCGCAGCTGCGTAAGCACCGGATCTGGGTTCCCGGGATCGCGCCCCGGAGCGAATGGGCGGACTTCTACGATCAGCTCGCCACCGCCTTCGACCTGCGTATCGACGCGGCGGGCCCGCACTTCGGGGACGAGGTGCTCCTGGAGACCCTCGCGGAGTCGCCGGACGTGGCCACCCTCGTCGGGGCACGCGACCGGTACGTCTGGCCGGCGGCCCACGACCTGCGGCGCATCCCCGTGGTGGATCCGGTCCTCGCGTACCCGCTCTCCCTCCTCCTCCCCGAGGGGGATCCGCATCCGGCGCTCGGCGGAGTCGTCGCCCACCTCGGAGGCCTGCCGAAGCCCTCCGGCAGGGTCTGGCGCCCGTCCTGGGCTCCGGGGCCCGGCGACACCGGCGTCGCACACCCGCGCGGGGCCGGGCACCGGTGA
- a CDS encoding CTP synthase has protein sequence MQPTSTTTKHIFVTGGVASSLGKGLTASSLGALLKARGLRVTMQKLDPYLNVDPGTMNPFQHGEVFVTNDGAETDLDIGHYERFLDVDLDGSANVTTGQVYNTVIAKERRGEYLGDTVQVIPHITNEIKHRIRRMATDDVDVVITEVGGTVGDIESLPFLETVRQVRHEVGRDNVFVVHISLLPYIGPSGELKTKPTQHSVAALRNIGIQPDAIVLRADRDVPTAIKRKISLMCDVDETAVVACKDARSIYDIPKVLHTEGLDAYVVRKLDLPFRDVDWTTWDDLLDRVHNPDHEVTVALVGKYIDLPDAYLSVTEAIRAGGFANKARVKVKWVASDDCKTPAGAQKQLGDVDAVCIPGGFGERGVVGKVGAIQYARENKVPLLGLCLGLQCIVIEAARNLAGIPDANSTEFDAATSHPVISTMEEQLAYVEGAGDLGGTMRLGLYPAKLAEGSLVREAYAGEPYVEERHRHRYEVNNGYRAELEKKAGLVFSGTSPDNKLVEYVEYPREAHPYLVATQAHPELRSRPTRPHPLFAGLVKAAVERKVAAHGTGADA, from the coding sequence ATGCAGCCCACATCCACGACGACCAAGCACATCTTCGTCACCGGGGGTGTCGCCTCCTCCCTCGGCAAGGGTCTGACTGCCTCCAGCCTGGGTGCCCTGCTCAAGGCACGTGGCCTCCGGGTCACCATGCAGAAGCTCGACCCCTATCTCAACGTCGACCCCGGCACGATGAATCCCTTCCAGCACGGTGAGGTGTTCGTCACCAACGACGGCGCCGAGACCGACCTGGACATCGGCCACTACGAGCGCTTCCTCGACGTCGACCTCGACGGTTCGGCCAACGTCACGACCGGCCAGGTCTACAACACCGTGATCGCCAAGGAGCGGCGCGGTGAGTACCTCGGCGACACCGTCCAGGTCATCCCGCACATCACCAACGAGATCAAGCACCGCATCCGCCGCATGGCGACCGACGACGTCGACGTCGTCATCACCGAGGTCGGCGGCACGGTCGGCGACATCGAGTCGCTCCCCTTCCTGGAGACGGTCCGCCAGGTCCGTCACGAGGTCGGCCGCGACAACGTCTTCGTCGTGCACATCTCGCTGCTGCCCTACATCGGCCCGTCCGGCGAGCTGAAGACCAAGCCCACCCAGCACTCCGTCGCCGCGCTGCGCAACATCGGCATCCAGCCGGACGCCATCGTGCTGCGCGCCGACCGGGACGTCCCGACCGCCATCAAGCGCAAGATCTCGCTGATGTGCGACGTCGACGAGACCGCCGTGGTGGCCTGCAAGGACGCCCGGTCGATCTACGACATCCCCAAGGTGCTGCACACCGAGGGCCTGGACGCCTACGTCGTCCGCAAGCTGGACCTGCCGTTCCGCGACGTGGACTGGACCACCTGGGACGACCTGCTGGACCGGGTGCACAACCCCGACCACGAGGTCACCGTCGCACTGGTCGGCAAGTACATCGACCTGCCCGACGCCTACCTCTCGGTCACCGAGGCCATCCGGGCCGGCGGCTTCGCCAACAAGGCACGCGTCAAGGTCAAGTGGGTCGCCTCCGACGACTGCAAGACCCCGGCAGGCGCCCAGAAGCAGCTCGGTGACGTCGACGCCGTCTGCATCCCCGGCGGCTTCGGCGAGCGCGGTGTGGTCGGCAAGGTCGGCGCCATCCAGTACGCCCGCGAGAACAAGGTGCCGCTGCTGGGCCTCTGCCTCGGCCTGCAGTGCATCGTGATCGAGGCCGCGCGCAACCTCGCCGGAATCCCCGACGCCAACTCCACCGAGTTCGACGCCGCCACGAGCCACCCCGTCATCTCCACGATGGAGGAGCAGCTCGCGTACGTCGAGGGCGCGGGCGACCTGGGCGGCACCATGCGGCTCGGCCTCTACCCGGCGAAGCTCGCCGAGGGCTCCCTGGTCCGCGAGGCCTACGCCGGCGAACCGTACGTCGAGGAGCGCCACCGCCACCGCTACGAGGTCAACAACGGCTACCGCGCGGAGCTGGAGAAGAAGGCCGGACTCGTCTTCTCCGGCACCTCCCCGGACAACAAGCTCGTCGAGTACGTCGAGTACCCGCGTGAGGCCCACCCCTACCTGGTGGCCACCCAGGCGCACCCGGAGCTGCGGTCCCGCCCGACCCGCCCCCACCCGCTCTTCGCCGGCCTGGTGAAGGCGGCCGTGGAGCGCAAGGTCGCGGCGCACGGAACGGGTGCCGACGCGTAA
- a CDS encoding NUDIX domain-containing protein translates to MGFQDTPEEWPVTATVTPFTGNKTSVRTDDVVMPDGSVHSRDYQVHPGSVAVLALDADGRVLVLRQYRHPVRHKLWEIPAGLLDIPGENPLHAAQRELYEEAHVKAEDWRVLTDVYTTPGGCDEAVRVFLARDLSEAEGERFEVSEEEADMEQARVPLDELVRGVLAGDLHNNCLVVGVLSLTAALAGDGVDSLRPAEAPWPARPFEA, encoded by the coding sequence ATGGGTTTCCAGGACACACCCGAGGAGTGGCCGGTCACCGCGACGGTGACCCCCTTCACCGGTAACAAGACCAGCGTCCGCACCGACGACGTCGTGATGCCCGACGGAAGCGTCCACAGCCGCGACTACCAGGTCCACCCCGGTTCGGTGGCCGTGCTCGCGCTCGACGCGGACGGCCGGGTCCTCGTCCTGCGGCAGTACCGGCACCCGGTCCGCCACAAGCTCTGGGAGATCCCGGCGGGGCTGCTCGACATCCCCGGCGAGAACCCGCTGCACGCCGCCCAGCGGGAGCTCTACGAGGAGGCACACGTCAAGGCCGAGGACTGGCGGGTGCTGACCGACGTCTACACGACGCCCGGCGGCTGCGACGAAGCCGTACGCGTCTTCCTCGCCCGGGACCTCTCCGAGGCCGAGGGCGAGCGCTTCGAGGTCTCCGAGGAGGAGGCCGACATGGAGCAGGCGCGGGTGCCGCTCGACGAGCTCGTGCGCGGGGTGCTCGCCGGCGACCTGCACAACAACTGTCTGGTCGTGGGTGTGCTGTCGCTCACGGCCGCGCTCGCGGGCGACGGGGTCGACTCGCTGCGCCCGGCCGAGGCGCCCTGGCCGGCCCGGCCGTTCGAGGCCTGA